Genomic window (Methyloprofundus sp.):
GGCAATACTAATAGGTCCACTTAAATTATCTACCGAGGCTTTACCAACAAACATATAACCCATCATTTTCAAAGTTGCGCCTGAATAATACCAAGTTCGCTCTACAGCAGCAGTTAGCGCTTCTAATGGGGTTAACGAATATTCAATCATCAGCATTTCACGCAAACCTTTAGGAACTTGTACACCAACGCCAATTTTCCCTATTACTTTTTCATGCTCAATCACACCTGCGGGTGTTAATGCAAGCAACAAAGTAGCCTCATTACGCTCTATCAAAACAGACATAGTTTGATCTGCACGTGTCTGTACATATTTAACCCATGCTAACCAATCTTTAAATTCGGTATCATCTGCGCTTAAAATCAAATCACCTGTTTGTAGACCCGCTTGCTCAGCAACACTCCCTTCTATCACTTCACCTATGACAGGTGGAATGTTAGGCTGCCAAGCTTTTAAGCCTAGCTCTTTAATGAGCCGCTCTGGATCTTGGCTAACTTCCAAAGGAATAATAAGAGTATGAGTAATAATTACATCATCTTGGTTTTTAACTTGTATAGGCAAACCACCTTCCGCATCCATCGCAGAAGCAAGTAGTGTTTCCATGGTCTCGCGCCAAGTTCGGGTATCAATATCGTTGACGGCAACGATTTCCTCACCTTCAACAAAACCTGCTTGTGCTGCTAAAGTATTAGCGGGCACAACGCCAACAATGGGGCGCATCCCTGTTTCACCCATCATAAATACCAGCCAATATAAGATGACTGCTAAGATTAAGTTGAAAATGGGGCCTGCTGCAACAATAGCCGTTCTAGCCCATAATGGCTGGCGATTAAACGCATAAGGCAAGTCTTCACTTGCCACATCACCCTCGCGCTCATCTACCATTTTGACATAGCCACCAAGAGGAATCGCAGATAAAACATATTCTGTTGCATGACTATCTTTCTGTGCCTTCCAAATAACCTTACCAAAGCCTATCGAAAAGCGTATAACTTTTACACCCGTTTTTCTAGCAACCCAAAAGTGTCCGAACTCATGAATTGCAACTAGCAACCCAATAGCAACGATAAAATAAAAAACGGTCTGTAAAATTTCCATTAAGCCTCTAACGATTTAATAATTTCTTCAGCTTGTGCACGTGCCTGTTGATCAGCCTCTAAAATAAGCTCTAGTGTTTCAGCAGGAGTTGCACTAAATTTAGCCATACTTTGTTCAATAACCACAGGAATATCAGTAAAGCGTATTTGCTCGTTCAAAAAGGACTCAACGGCAATTTCGTTGGCTGCATTTAAAACTGTCGGCATAACCCCACCAGCACTAATCGCTTCCATAGCAAGGCGCAAACAAGGAAATCGCTGCAAGTCTGCAGGTTCAAAATCCATATGCTGCACCGCAAAAATATCTAAAGGTGCAACCCCAGAATCAAAACGTTCAGGCCAAGCCATTGCATGGGCAATAGGAATACGCATATCAGGGTTACCCATTTGAGCCAAAACAGTACCATCAACATAATCCACCATAGAGTGAATAATGCTTTGCGGATGAATCACCACTTGAATTTGCTCAGGCTGCATATTAAATAACAGGCAAGCTTCAATTAATTCCAAGCCTTTATTCATCATGGTTGCCGAATCAACAGAAATTTTTCTGCCCATACTCCATTTTGGATGCGCAACTGCTTGATCAGGTGTCACTGACTCTAACTGATCTAAAGGTGTGACTCTAAATGGACCACCTGAAGCCGTTAATAAAATACGTCTTGCGGTAGGCGCATCATGTCCCGTCGTATAATTTGCTGGCATACATTGAAAAATGGCATTATGCTCACTATCAATCGGCAACAATACCGCGCCAGAATCCTTTATTGCTTGCATAAAAATATCACCCGACATAACCAGTGATTCTTTATTCGCAAGTAATACCGTCTTACCTGCTTTAGCTGCTGCCAGTGCAGATAATAATCCTGCCGCACCAACAATAGCTGCCATGACCGAATCAACACTATCAAGCGTAGCAACTTCCACCAAGGCTTCAGCCCCAATTAAAACCTGCATATCTGCAAGCTCGGTACCTGCTATCTTAGCCTTAAACTCAGCACCTTTTTCTACATTAACAACCACAGCATATTGTGGCTTAAATTCTAAGCATTGCGTGTATAAAGTCTCAATATTGGTATTCGCAGTTAATGCGATTACCTGATATTGGTCTGCATGGCGCTTAACGACATCTAAAGTACTAACACCTATAGAGCCAGTTGCTCCTAATATACATATACCCTTCATGAATACATCCACCGTATAAACCAAACACCCGCATAAAACACAGGAATTGCTGCAATCATGCTATCCAAACGATCTAACAAGCCGCCGTGCCCTGGTAAAATCGTACCACTATCTTTCACGCCACGAATACGCTTAGCAGCACTAAAAAATAAATCCCCATAAATGGAAACCATTACTGTAATAATTGATAACAAAATAAAATCAATAATACTTAAAAAAGAAAAGCCAAAATATAAAGTAAAACATAAGCCCATAACTACTGCTGAGGCTATCGCTCCATACATTCCTTCAACGGTTTTCCCAGGACTAATTTCAATAGCTAATTTGGTAATACCAAATTTTTTACCAGAAAAATATGCGCCAATATCAGCTGCCCAAATCAACAAAAATAAGTATAAAGTCATCGAAGGTTCTTCAAGAACGATTAAGCGTGACAAAAACAGCCATGCTGAAACCAATACAAAACCACCGATAAAAAGCTTTTTTGTCATACTCAACTGTATCTCTAATAGCTCAGCACCACCTTTGCGAATACGCATCATCACCCAAACCCAAAATAAGATGATAGGAACCATTAAGAACTCAATCACACCTGAATAATTCCTAATTTCAGGCCAATTACTGACTTGTGCCAATGCTTCCAATACCTGGGTCCAGAAATGCAAAAAAAGCATGGGAACCAGCATGGCAAATAAAAACAATACTTTAATTAGTACCGATTTAACCTCGGCCAAGTTCGCCCATTCCCAAGCAGCGATTAATAAAATAACACCCCAAAGTAATGAAAAATAAGCATGTGGTAACTGAAAGATAGCCAACACCACCAAGGGTGCCAAAATTGAAGCTGTGATAACGCGTTGTAGTAACATATTTTTATTATTAGAAGGGTTATTTTAAAAGTAGTGCGATGCGCGATTGCTTAATTAGCTTGCGGCGGCATACTCTGAACTTGTTCGCTAGTACGCCCAAAACGACGCTCTCTCGTTAAAAAGTCATCTATTGCTTCCTGCATGGCTTGCGCATTAAAATCAGGCCAAAGCTTTTCAGTAAAATGAAATTCTGCATAAGCAAGTTGCCACAAAAGAAAGTTACTAATGCGTTTTTCACCACCCGTCCTAATAAATAAATCAGGATCAGGCAAGTCAGGAATAGACAGTTCTTTGGCAATCATTGCTTCATTGATGTCTTCAGGAGATACACGCCCCTCTTTAACTTCTTTAGCAATTGACTGCATTGCTAAAGCCATATCCCTATGACCACCATAATTAGCAGCAACCACCAAAGTCAAACCAGTATTATTTTCCGTCTGCCGCTCACTTTCAGCCATTTTCTGTTGTAACTTATCAGAAAATTCACCACGCTCGCCAATAAAACGTAATCGAATGTTATTTTTATCAAGGCGGTTGACTTCCTTTTGCATGGTGCCCATAAACAAGCCCATTAATTTAGAAACCTCTTCCTTAGGTCGTCGCCAATTCTCACTACTAAAAGCAAATAAAGTTAATACCTGTATGTCTTGCTCAGCACAAAACTCCACAACACGCTTGACAGCTTTCACACCAGCAGGATGCCCCATGACTCGTGGCAAATGACGTTGTTGCGCCCAACGACCATTACCATCCATGATAATGGCTATGTGCTTAGGATAATGGGTCTTATCCGTTGCGCCTTGTTCAGCTTGCATAATGATATGCCTTATATAGACAGTAAATCAGCCTCTTTTTCTTCTAAAAGCTTTTCTACCTGTTTGATGTATTGATCAGTGATTTTTTGCACTTTTTCTTCGCCTGCATGTGCCTCATCTTTAGAAACCATTTTTTCTTTTAAGGCTTCTTTTATTTCCGAGTTAGCATCCCGACGGATATTACGAATAGAAATACGCCCGTTTTCAGCTTCGGCTTTAACAATTTTAACCAAATCGCGGCGCCGCTCTTCAGTCAGCATAGGCAATGGTACGCGAATGATATTACCATTAGTTACTGGGTTCAAACCCAAGTCAGAAGACATGATTGCTTTTTCAATAGCTTGCATCATATTTTTTTCCCAAGGCGTAACCGCCAAGGTACGAGAATCATCAACGGCCACATTTGCTACCTGTGACAGAGGCGTATCAGCACCATAATAAGAAACAACCACTTGATCTAATAAACTGGGGTGAGCCCGCCCTGTTCTTATTTTTGTAAAGCCTTTCTTAAGAGCATCAATACTCTTTTCCATCCGGCCAGATGCATCTTGTTGAATATCGTTAATCATTATTATTTTCCTCGCTCTATCAGAGAGCCTATATCTTCACCTTGCATTAAACGCATGACTGCGCCTGGCTCAAAAATATTCATAACCCGCATAGGCATATCATTATCTCGACAAAGCACTAATGCAGTGGTATCCATCACATTTAAACGCTGATCAAGTGCTTCATCATAAGTTAGTTTTGCATAAAACTCTGCATCAGCAACCTTCTCAGGATCAGCTGAATAAACGCCTTTCACCTTAGTTGCTTTAATCATAAGCTCTGCATCTATTTCAATAGCACGTAAGCTAGCAGCAGAATCTGTGGTAAAAAAAGGATTACCTGTCCCAGCAGCAAAAATGACCACCCGTCCTTTTTCTAAATGCCGAACGGCACGCCGTCTAATATAATCTTCACAAACCTCATTAATTTGCAAAGCACTCATCACCCTAACCTGCTGCCCCAAGAACTCCAGTGAGTCTTGCATAGCCAAAGCATTCATAACCGTAGCCAGCATTCCCATTTGATCGCCAGTCACCCGGTTTAAGCCTTCAGCCGCTTGCTCTGCACCCCGCAATATATTACCGCCACCTATGACTAAACCAACTTGAATGCCTGCATCACATAATTCTTTTACCTCAGTCGCTAAGCGTTTAACGATTTCAGGGTCGATACTACCTCCCTTTTCACTCATTAGCGCTTCACCACTTAATTTGAGCATAATTCTTTGGCAAATAAGCTTAGTCATAAATCCTATCTCTCTTAAAGTTAATGATAAAAATGTCACTATTTAGATAAACCAGCCCACATCCAGTTTAAGGCACTTAAGTTCATCATAGTATCCAAAAGTTGTGAAAAATATCTATATTCGCATTCACAACACTGACAATCCAAATACCTCCATTGCTCATAGCTGACCTAGGAACGAGAGTTTTATAAAACCCCCACTCTTAAAAAGCTCCCAGCATGCAAAACATACCGAGAGCCCCATCAAGTCAAAGCTTAAGCCGCATTAATTTGCGCCATCACTTCTGCTGCAAAATCACCTTCGTCTTTCTCAATACCTTCACCTACTTCTAGGCGAATAAAACCAAGAACTTTATTATCTTGACCAGCAACTAATTTACCAACAGTGACTTTGTCATCTTTAACAAATGCTTGACCTTCCAAAGTAATTTCAGCTAAAAATTTTCTGATACGGCCACCAATCATTTTTTCAATGATTTCTGCAGGTTTACCACTTTCTTCTGCTTGCGCAACAAAAATGGCTTTTTCTTTCTCTACTAATATAGGGTCAACATCTGCTTCAGAAACACAAACAGGTTTGCTTGCTGCAATATGCATAGCAACATCTTTTGCTAGTGTGTCATTCGCTTTAGCCAAATCAACTAATACGCCAATTTTTTCACCGTGCAAATAAAAACCAGTACCACCTTCAGTAGCAACACGCTGAAAGCGCCTTAAGGTAATATTCTCACCCAGCTTAGAAATCAAACCACGGCGTGTTTCGTCAATTGTTTTGCCATCAGCCAGTTTCAACTCATGCGCTGCTTCAACAGTGCTAACATCTGCAGCCAAAATTGCAGCCGCAACACCATTAGCAAAGTCTTTAAAGACATCACCTTTAGCAACAAAATCAGTTTCACAGTTAATATCAATAATCACTGCATTTTTAGTATCAGTGCTTTGAGCGACGGCAATGCGTCCTTCAGCCGCAATACGTCCTGATTTTTTATCCGCTTTTGCCAAACCTGCTTTACGCATGTTTTCAATCGCCAACTCCATATCACCATCAGCCGCAGCTAATGCTTTTTTACATTCCATCATGCCAGAACCCGTTCTTCCACGTAGCTCTTTAACCATTGCAGCAGAAATACTCATGCTATTAATACCTTTCTTTCTTTAATTCTATAAAAACGCCCCCAGATGGAGGCGTCCAAAAACATCATGCAACTACAACGAGTTGTTGATGCTATTTATCCAGCAAAGCTAAAATCTATTCAGCGCTAGGTGCTTCTTCTACAAATTCATCAGCTTTTGCAGAAACATCTAAACGTGCTGCTTTTGCTTCTAAAATTGCAGTTGCAGCCGTTTCAGCATACAACTTAACAGCACGAATTGAATCATCATTACCAGGAATAATGTAATCAACACCTTTAGGAGAGTTATTCGTATCAACGATACCAACAACAGGAATTCCTAATTTTTTCGCTTCACTTAAGGCATTTTTCTCATAACCAACATCCAGTACAAAGATCACGTCAGGAATACCACGCATATCTTTAATACCACCCAAGCTACGCTCAAGTTTTTCCATTTCGCGTTCCATGCCTAACGCTTCTTTTTTACTAAATTTTTGCGCTAACGAACCATCAGCTTTCATTGCTTCTAACTCTTTTAAACGATTGATTGATTTTTTAATCGTTTTAAAGTTAGTCAACATACCACCTAACCAACGGTGATTTACATACGGCATACCACAGCGAGCAGCTTGCTCTGCAACCACTTTACGTGCAGACTTCTTTGTTCCAACAAATAAGACATTGCCTTTATTGGCAGTCATTTGTCCAACATAATTCATTGCATCATTAAACATTGGTAATGTTTTTTCCAAGTTAATGATATGAATTTTGCTACGTGCACCAAAAATATAAGGTGCCATTTGTGGGTTCCAATAACGAGTTTGATGTCCAAAGTGAACACCAGCTTCTAACATTTGACGCATTGATACTGCGGCCATTCTTTTCTCCAATATATATAATTTTCGGATTACTCACCCGAAAGGGTTACGCCACCACCCACCCCAATTGGAAACCAATTTAATAAAAAATCGGCACCCTACCAACTGTGACGATAGATGTGAGTTTTGTTAAATGAACTTATCTTTATACCATATTTATATTCCTACAACAATGAAAAATCTGTTAAAATTTAAACATCATTACTTTTTATTCTTACACTTCAAGCGACTACCCAACCATGTCAATCATCATAAAAAACGCTAGTGAAATCGAAAAAATGCGCATTGCAGGTAAGCTTGCCGCAGAAGTATTAGAATTCATAGAGCCACACATTATTCCTGGCATTACCACCAATGAAATAGACCAGCTCTGCCATGATTATATTGTTGATGTGCAACAAGCCATTCCTGCCCCGCTAAACTACCGCGGCTTCCCAAAATCAATTTGCACCTCCATTAATCATACGGTTTGCCATGGCATTCCCAACGATAAAAAAATAAAAAAGGGTGACATTATCAATGTTGATATTACCGTGATAAAAAATGATTATCATGGTGATACCAGTAAAATGTTCTACGTTGGCGAAGCCACTCCACACGCAAAGCGCCTATGCACCATTACCCAAGAGTGCTTAATGCTGGCAATTGCAGAAGTCAAACCAGGTTGCACCCTAGGTGACATAGGTTATGTTATCCAAAAACATGCCGAGTCTAACCGCTATTCCGTTGTCCGCGAATTCTGCGGCCACGGCATCGGCAATAAATTTCATGAAGAACCACAGGTTTTACACTATGGCAAGCGTGATGAAGGCTCAACATTGGAAGCAGGCATGATCCTTACCATTGAGCCCATGATCAATATTGGCAAGCGCAATATTAAGGTCTTAAAAGACGGCTGGACGGCAGTCACCAAAGATCGTTCATTATCTGCCCAATGGGAGCACACCATTCTTGTCACACCCACAGGACATGAAGTACTTACTTTGCGTCAAGAAGAGCTCTGAAACTATGAACAGCTTAAGCAGCGCATTACAAATCAAACAGGCAATCAAGAAGCACAATACCTATTTAAAAAGCAGCTTCTCACCAGATAAGCCAATTACAAGCTTCCTGCTTGCTAAATCAAACTTTATTGATGAACTACTCCGTGTTCTGTGGAAACAATTCATCAAGCAATCACCAGATAATTTTTCCTTGATCGCAGTAGGAGGCTACGGCCGCCAAGAAATGTTCCCGCACTCCGACATCGACATTCTGGTTCTGTTTGCTAACGACACCACCGACACCGATAAGCAACAACTAGAACAATTATGTACCGTTCTTTGGGATACCGGCCTAAAATTAGGCTTAAGCGTACGTAGCAGTGCAGAGTGCATCCAAGCAGCTCGTGACGATCAAACCATCATGACCAACTTGCTGGAATCACGTTTCATTACTGGCAACCCGGCAATAGCCTCAGAACTAAACACCTTAATAAAAGACCACCAACTTTGGGCATCTGAAGATTTTTATATGGCCAAGCGTAAAGAGCAAAGCCAGCGCTACAATAAGTTTCACGACACAGCTTATAACCTAGAACCTAATATAAAAGAAAATCCTGGCGGCCTACGTGACATCCAAATTATTGGCTGGATATTCAAATATCATTACAACGCCAACACCTTACGTGAATTAATTTATTACAAGCTGTTGCCACAAGCCGAATATGATGAACTCTTTGCAGCACAGGAACTCTTATGGAAAATTCGTTTTGCCTTACACTTACAAGCCAATCGTTGTGAGGATAGGCTCCTTTTTGACTATCAACGTGACTTAGCTGCCTGCTTCGGCTTTACCGAACACCAAAATAACGCAGATATAGAGCAGTTCATGCAGCATTACTTCCGCACAGTAATGCAACTGGAAAGACTAAATGAAACCTTATTACAATCATTTGACGAACACTGCCTGCCACACCCCGAAAAAACATACAGGGTACAAGTCATTGATGATAAATTTGATAGTATTGCTGACTATATTGCCGCCAAAAGCGTCAATATTTTCCAAACGCACCCACGCGCAATTTTAGAAATTTTCTTATTACTACAAAAAACTCCCTCACTAAAAGGCATTAGATCCACCACCATTCGCCTGATAAGAAGCAATCTACATCAAATTAATGACGACTTTCGTCAAGACCCACTTGCACGGCAACTGTTTATAGAAATATTACGCCAACCCCGCGCCATCAATAGCGTTTTACGCCTAATGAATCGCTATGGCGTACTGGCTGCTTACCTGCCCAGTTTTGATAATATTGTTGCCCGGATGCAATATGACTTATTCCATATTTACACCGTAGATGAACATACTTTATTTGTTATTCGCAACTTACGTCGCTTCGCCTTAGTCAAGCACAATAAAGAACTCCCCTTTTGTAATGATATTTTTCTACTCATCTCCAAACCTTATATCTTATATATTGCAGGCTTATTCCATGACATCGCCAAAGGTAAACAGGGCAGTCATTCAGAGCTAGGCGCAGTCATTGTGCAACAATTTTGCATAGACCACAAAATATCAGAGCACAATACCAAGCTCATTACTTGGCTGGTCAAAAATCACTTAATCATGTCCTCAACGGCACAACACAAAGACATTAGCGACCCAGATGTTATTCACGAATTTGCCGCTCAAGTTGGCAACCCCGAATACCTGAACTACCTCTACTTACTCACTGTTGCCGATATTCGCGCCACCAACCCCAAGCTATGGACATCATGGAAAGACTCATTACTGAAAGAGCTCTATATTTCAACACTGAATGCACTAAGGCGCGGCCTGGAAAACCCGATAAAACAGCAGGACACCATTAAGCAAACTCGGGATGAAGCACAGCAAGAGCTATTACGTAAAGGGTTATCCAGCACCAGCATAACAACAGCATGGCAACACATCTGTCCTGATTATTTTCTCAGCTATTACCCTGATGAAATTATCTGGCACACTATCGCCATTCATGCCGCTACCGATAAAAGCCTGCCTCTGATTTTACTACGCCCGCAAAATCAACGCGGTAGCGCCGAAATTTTTATCTATGCGCACCACAAACGCGAAGACTTCATCTTTTCACGCACCACCTCGGCGCTTGACAACCTCGGCCTCACTATCTTAGATGCCAGAATCATCACCGCCAAAGACCAATACACACTGAACAGCTTTCAAGTACTAGAGCAGTCAGGTAGCTCCATTAGCGACTTAGGCAGAGAAGTACATATTTGTG
Coding sequences:
- a CDS encoding regulator of sigma E protease, giving the protein MEILQTVFYFIVAIGLLVAIHEFGHFWVARKTGVKVIRFSIGFGKVIWKAQKDSHATEYVLSAIPLGGYVKMVDEREGDVASEDLPYAFNRQPLWARTAIVAAGPIFNLILAVILYWLVFMMGETGMRPIVGVVPANTLAAQAGFVEGEEIVAVNDIDTRTWRETMETLLASAMDAEGGLPIQVKNQDDVIITHTLIIPLEVSQDPERLIKELGLKAWQPNIPPVIGEVIEGSVAEQAGLQTGDLILSADDTEFKDWLAWVKYVQTRADQTMSVLIERNEATLLLALTPAGVIEHEKVIGKIGVGVQVPKGLREMLMIEYSLTPLEALTAAVERTWYYSGATLKMMGYMFVGKASVDNLSGPISIAQYAGKSAEMGLVSFLKFLAIVSVSLGVLNLLPIPVLDGGHLLMFAIEAIKGSPVAENIQIVFQQIGMTALLALMVLAVTLDIGRLFQ
- a CDS encoding 1-deoxy-D-xylulose-5-phosphate reductoisomerase; this encodes MKGICILGATGSIGVSTLDVVKRHADQYQVIALTANTNIETLYTQCLEFKPQYAVVVNVEKGAEFKAKIAGTELADMQVLIGAEALVEVATLDSVDSVMAAIVGAAGLLSALAAAKAGKTVLLANKESLVMSGDIFMQAIKDSGAVLLPIDSEHNAIFQCMPANYTTGHDAPTARRILLTASGGPFRVTPLDQLESVTPDQAVAHPKWSMGRKISVDSATMMNKGLELIEACLLFNMQPEQIQVVIHPQSIIHSMVDYVDGTVLAQMGNPDMRIPIAHAMAWPERFDSGVAPLDIFAVQHMDFEPADLQRFPCLRLAMEAISAGGVMPTVLNAANEIAVESFLNEQIRFTDIPVVIEQSMAKFSATPAETLELILEADQQARAQAEEIIKSLEA
- a CDS encoding phosphatidate cytidylyltransferase codes for the protein MLLQRVITASILAPLVVLAIFQLPHAYFSLLWGVILLIAAWEWANLAEVKSVLIKVLFLFAMLVPMLFLHFWTQVLEALAQVSNWPEIRNYSGVIEFLMVPIILFWVWVMMRIRKGGAELLEIQLSMTKKLFIGGFVLVSAWLFLSRLIVLEEPSMTLYLFLLIWAADIGAYFSGKKFGITKLAIEISPGKTVEGMYGAIASAVVMGLCFTLYFGFSFLSIIDFILLSIITVMVSIYGDLFFSAAKRIRGVKDSGTILPGHGGLLDRLDSMIAAIPVFYAGVWFIRWMYS
- a CDS encoding undecaprenyl diphosphate synthase — its product is MQAEQGATDKTHYPKHIAIIMDGNGRWAQQRHLPRVMGHPAGVKAVKRVVEFCAEQDIQVLTLFAFSSENWRRPKEEVSKLMGLFMGTMQKEVNRLDKNNIRLRFIGERGEFSDKLQQKMAESERQTENNTGLTLVVAANYGGHRDMALAMQSIAKEVKEGRVSPEDINEAMIAKELSIPDLPDPDLFIRTGGEKRISNFLLWQLAYAEFHFTEKLWPDFNAQAMQEAIDDFLTRERRFGRTSEQVQSMPPQAN
- a CDS encoding ribosome recycling factor, whose protein sequence is MINDIQQDASGRMEKSIDALKKGFTKIRTGRAHPSLLDQVVVSYYGADTPLSQVANVAVDDSRTLAVTPWEKNMMQAIEKAIMSSDLGLNPVTNGNIIRVPLPMLTEERRRDLVKIVKAEAENGRISIRNIRRDANSEIKEALKEKMVSKDEAHAGEEKVQKITDQYIKQVEKLLEEKEADLLSI
- a CDS encoding uridylate kinase, with translation MTFLSLTLREIGFMTKLICQRIMLKLSGEALMSEKGGSIDPEIVKRLATEVKELCDAGIQVGLVIGGGNILRGAEQAAEGLNRVTGDQMGMLATVMNALAMQDSLEFLGQQVRVMSALQINEVCEDYIRRRAVRHLEKGRVVIFAAGTGNPFFTTDSAASLRAIEIDAELMIKATKVKGVYSADPEKVADAEFYAKLTYDEALDQRLNVMDTTALVLCRDNDMPMRVMNIFEPGAVMRLMQGEDIGSLIERGK
- a CDS encoding elongation factor Ts yields the protein MSISAAMVKELRGRTGSGMMECKKALAAADGDMELAIENMRKAGLAKADKKSGRIAAEGRIAVAQSTDTKNAVIIDINCETDFVAKGDVFKDFANGVAAAILAADVSTVEAAHELKLADGKTIDETRRGLISKLGENITLRRFQRVATEGGTGFYLHGEKIGVLVDLAKANDTLAKDVAMHIAASKPVCVSEADVDPILVEKEKAIFVAQAEESGKPAEIIEKMIGGRIRKFLAEITLEGQAFVKDDKVTVGKLVAGQDNKVLGFIRLEVGEGIEKDEGDFAAEVMAQINAA
- a CDS encoding small subunit ribosomal protein S2; the encoded protein is MAAVSMRQMLEAGVHFGHQTRYWNPQMAPYIFGARSKIHIINLEKTLPMFNDAMNYVGQMTANKGNVLFVGTKKSARKVVAEQAARCGMPYVNHRWLGGMLTNFKTIKKSINRLKELEAMKADGSLAQKFSKKEALGMEREMEKLERSLGGIKDMRGIPDVIFVLDVGYEKNALSEAKKLGIPVVGIVDTNNSPKGVDYIIPGNDDSIRAVKLYAETAATAILEAKAARLDVSAKADEFVEEAPSAE
- a CDS encoding methionyl aminopeptidase, coding for MSIIIKNASEIEKMRIAGKLAAEVLEFIEPHIIPGITTNEIDQLCHDYIVDVQQAIPAPLNYRGFPKSICTSINHTVCHGIPNDKKIKKGDIINVDITVIKNDYHGDTSKMFYVGEATPHAKRLCTITQECLMLAIAEVKPGCTLGDIGYVIQKHAESNRYSVVREFCGHGIGNKFHEEPQVLHYGKRDEGSTLEAGMILTIEPMINIGKRNIKVLKDGWTAVTKDRSLSAQWEHTILVTPTGHEVLTLRQEEL
- a CDS encoding [protein-PII] uridylyltransferase — protein: MNSLSSALQIKQAIKKHNTYLKSSFSPDKPITSFLLAKSNFIDELLRVLWKQFIKQSPDNFSLIAVGGYGRQEMFPHSDIDILVLFANDTTDTDKQQLEQLCTVLWDTGLKLGLSVRSSAECIQAARDDQTIMTNLLESRFITGNPAIASELNTLIKDHQLWASEDFYMAKRKEQSQRYNKFHDTAYNLEPNIKENPGGLRDIQIIGWIFKYHYNANTLRELIYYKLLPQAEYDELFAAQELLWKIRFALHLQANRCEDRLLFDYQRDLAACFGFTEHQNNADIEQFMQHYFRTVMQLERLNETLLQSFDEHCLPHPEKTYRVQVIDDKFDSIADYIAAKSVNIFQTHPRAILEIFLLLQKTPSLKGIRSTTIRLIRSNLHQINDDFRQDPLARQLFIEILRQPRAINSVLRLMNRYGVLAAYLPSFDNIVARMQYDLFHIYTVDEHTLFVIRNLRRFALVKHNKELPFCNDIFLLISKPYILYIAGLFHDIAKGKQGSHSELGAVIVQQFCIDHKISEHNTKLITWLVKNHLIMSSTAQHKDISDPDVIHEFAAQVGNPEYLNYLYLLTVADIRATNPKLWTSWKDSLLKELYISTLNALRRGLENPIKQQDTIKQTRDEAQQELLRKGLSSTSITTAWQHICPDYFLSYYPDEIIWHTIAIHAATDKSLPLILLRPQNQRGSAEIFIYAHHKREDFIFSRTTSALDNLGLTILDARIITAKDQYTLNSFQVLEQSGSSISDLGREVHICAIVKQHLSETHTFPQKNLHHQSRQAIHFPIRTKAYFHADPQERYSILELVTTDHPGLLAKMGKIFREYHFNIISAKISTIGSRAEDMFFLTTQDKQLINAEQQQSFITQLKQTLKDTEN